A window of Bacteroidota bacterium contains these coding sequences:
- a CDS encoding NAD(P)/FAD-dependent oxidoreductase produces METIKKKIIIVGGGFAGIQLVRNLDKSLFDILLIDKINHHQFQPLFYQVATSQLEPSSISFPLRNIFKDKKNLQIRLAEVLQVMPASKKIETSIGDFEYDYLVLAMGCKTNFFGNKEIEENAFTLKSTSEAIAIRNHILKTFEAIISSNEEEKQGLMNLVIVGAGPTGVELAGAFAEIKKHILPKDYPGIDFSKFNIVLVEGSAHSLNNMSDTAKSASLHYLNEMGVTFLKETIVEKYDGKLLTFKNGNSIQTKTVIWAAGVISNTLQGIPDTCYGPGKRLKVNRINKISDCEAIFALGDIAYMETPKYPKGHPQVANVAIHQAKNLAKNLNRLSSGKTEQEFEYKDLGSMATVGRNKAVVDLPFIHFKGYFAWLTWMFLHLMLILSVRNKLIIFINWAIAYFTKDSSLRLILNPGKK; encoded by the coding sequence ATGGAAACGATAAAAAAGAAGATAATCATAGTAGGTGGTGGATTTGCCGGCATTCAACTGGTGCGCAATTTGGATAAAAGTCTTTTTGACATTTTGCTGATAGATAAAATCAATCACCATCAGTTTCAACCCTTATTTTATCAAGTAGCCACCTCGCAGCTTGAGCCTTCCAGTATATCTTTTCCATTGCGCAATATTTTTAAGGATAAGAAAAACCTTCAAATTCGACTGGCAGAAGTACTTCAGGTTATGCCTGCTTCCAAAAAAATCGAAACCAGTATTGGTGATTTTGAATATGATTATTTAGTGCTTGCCATGGGCTGCAAAACCAATTTTTTTGGGAATAAAGAGATTGAAGAAAATGCGTTTACCTTAAAATCAACTTCCGAAGCCATTGCCATTCGAAACCACATACTCAAAACATTCGAAGCAATCATTTCAAGTAATGAAGAAGAAAAGCAAGGCTTAATGAACTTAGTGATTGTTGGCGCTGGTCCAACAGGAGTGGAGCTTGCAGGAGCATTCGCCGAAATCAAAAAACACATTCTTCCGAAAGATTACCCGGGAATTGATTTTTCGAAATTTAATATCGTATTGGTGGAAGGGAGTGCACACAGCTTAAATAACATGAGTGACACTGCAAAAAGCGCCTCCTTGCATTATTTGAATGAAATGGGAGTTACTTTTCTTAAGGAAACGATAGTTGAGAAGTATGACGGTAAGTTGCTCACATTTAAAAATGGTAATTCCATCCAAACAAAAACTGTAATATGGGCAGCAGGTGTAATTTCCAATACTTTACAAGGAATCCCTGACACTTGCTATGGCCCGGGAAAGCGCTTGAAAGTAAATCGAATTAATAAAATTAGTGACTGTGAAGCTATTTTTGCTCTTGGAGATATCGCTTATATGGAAACACCCAAATATCCCAAAGGCCATCCTCAAGTTGCCAATGTTGCCATCCACCAAGCCAAGAACCTCGCAAAAAATTTGAATCGTTTATCGTCCGGTAAAACTGAGCAAGAATTCGAATACAAGGATTTAGGATCGATGGCTACAGTAGGAAGAAACAAAGCAGTAGTGGATTTACCCTTTATCCATTTTAAGGGATATTTTGCTTGGTTAACCTGGATGTTTTTGCATCTAATGCTGATTCTAAGTGTGCGCAATAAACTCATCATTTTTATCAATTGGGCTATCGCTTATTTTACAAAGGATAGCTCATTACGATTGATCTTAAATCCCGGGAAAAAATAA
- a CDS encoding T9SS type A sorting domain-containing protein: protein MKKIFILSFMTVAISLKAQILNGNFENNSMADLSNWEWTCGSISTPDAPPNGGAWCIEVMGGNLQACFPGYAFQRITSINPLKSYTLSCWAKATTNFPIGLYFGTINNGQITLQLGSTTTSNTWTELSVQSNFALASGDTAIVILHGGLVTGPLLVTGLFDLIRMEDVTGIQSISEQAQLTVIPQPFSSQALLQFGKTLLNAKIIMYDYLGQAIKQISSVSGNSYTLTRGNLAQGVYFIEVRENEKLIVKKKLLIADNY from the coding sequence ATGAAAAAAATATTTATTCTTTCGTTCATGACTGTTGCCATTTCATTAAAAGCACAAATTTTAAATGGAAATTTTGAAAACAATTCAATGGCAGATTTATCGAATTGGGAATGGACTTGCGGGTCTATTTCTACTCCGGATGCGCCACCAAACGGAGGTGCTTGGTGTATTGAAGTGATGGGTGGTAATTTACAAGCCTGCTTTCCCGGATATGCATTTCAACGGATCACTTCCATTAATCCCTTAAAGTCGTACACCCTTTCCTGCTGGGCAAAAGCTACTACTAATTTTCCTATAGGTTTATATTTCGGAACCATCAATAATGGTCAAATCACTTTACAATTGGGCAGTACCACTACATCGAATACATGGACGGAATTATCCGTACAATCAAACTTTGCGCTTGCTTCGGGCGATACTGCAATTGTAATTTTACATGGAGGTTTGGTTACAGGCCCCCTCCTAGTTACAGGACTTTTTGATTTAATTCGTATGGAGGATGTTACCGGAATTCAAAGCATCTCCGAGCAGGCACAACTTACTGTTATTCCGCAGCCATTCTCCTCGCAAGCCCTCTTGCAGTTCGGTAAAACATTGTTGAATGCCAAGATTATTATGTATGATTATTTAGGGCAAGCGATAAAACAAATTAGTAGCGTTTCAGGAAATTCGTACACGCTTACTCGCGGAAATTTAGCACAGGGAGTATATTTTATAGAAGTGCGCGAAAATGAAAAATTGATTGTAAAGAAGAAGTTGCTAATAGCTGACAACTATTAA
- a CDS encoding RNA polymerase sigma factor codes for MNESELVKACLKGKRDSQKQLYEHFAPKMLGVCYRYAHSREEAEDFLQDAFITIFRKLHQWEKRGELGAWIRRIVINTALNGIKSRHPFNDSQGGLPIEQISDTKVVVHPFREKELIELIQQLPTGYKAVFNLYAIEGYSHEEIGMLLGIKAATSRSQYMKARNMLLQKLSAEHKISNDASRTGRFEQGV; via the coding sequence GTGAATGAATCTGAACTGGTTAAAGCTTGTTTAAAAGGTAAGCGCGATTCACAAAAGCAGCTTTATGAGCACTTTGCACCTAAAATGCTTGGTGTATGCTATCGGTATGCCCATTCGAGAGAAGAAGCGGAGGATTTTTTACAAGATGCTTTTATCACCATTTTTAGAAAACTACACCAATGGGAAAAGAGAGGAGAATTGGGTGCCTGGATTCGAAGAATTGTAATTAATACTGCATTAAATGGCATTAAATCGCGTCACCCATTTAATGATTCGCAGGGTGGACTGCCTATTGAGCAAATTAGTGATACTAAGGTGGTGGTTCACCCCTTCCGGGAAAAGGAATTGATTGAGCTGATACAACAATTGCCTACCGGCTACAAAGCCGTTTTTAATTTATACGCAATTGAAGGGTATTCGCATGAAGAAATTGGAATGCTACTTGGAATTAAAGCGGCGACTTCGCGCTCACAATACATGAAGGCAAGAAATATGCTGCTTCAAAAACTAAGTGCTGAACATAAAATAAGTAATGATGCTTCAAGAACAGGAAGATTTGAACAAGGAGTTTAA
- a CDS encoding DinB family protein, whose amino-acid sequence MLDPTLQILVNQYDLNFAYAQKLVEDVSAEQMTTIPAVGLVNHPAFTLGHLVSGAALLAEDLGATLVMPDGWDLLFLRKGPGDPRLPDTDASKYPAKELLLQELKQQHEKVKRLFLALDKTKLKHNFNWRFSAYLPTLLDMICFMCINHEAMHLGQLAAWRREMKLPSALAKL is encoded by the coding sequence ATGTTGGACCCTACGCTACAAATACTAGTAAATCAATACGATTTAAATTTTGCTTACGCTCAAAAATTAGTAGAGGATGTAAGCGCTGAGCAGATGACTACTATTCCCGCTGTTGGATTGGTAAATCATCCGGCATTTACGCTTGGCCATTTAGTTTCTGGAGCCGCATTATTGGCAGAAGATTTGGGAGCAACATTGGTAATGCCTGACGGATGGGATTTACTTTTTTTACGAAAGGGCCCCGGTGACCCGCGTTTACCGGATACCGATGCAAGCAAATATCCCGCTAAGGAATTACTTTTGCAAGAATTAAAGCAGCAACACGAAAAAGTAAAGCGCTTGTTTCTTGCGCTTGATAAAACAAAGTTGAAGCATAATTTCAATTGGCGATTTTCCGCTTACCTACCTACACTTTTAGATATGATTTGTTTTATGTGCATCAATCACGAAGCCATGCACCTGGGGCAGTTGGCGGCTTGGCGGAGAGAGATGAAATTACCATCTGCTTTAGCAAAACTCTGA
- a CDS encoding GNAT family N-acetyltransferase, whose product MKINADNDSFIKALTFEPLTKNNWLKFTALFGPKGACGNCWCMYYRLNKADYVEGKTNDGNKNAMKELVWNKAPTGMLALYEGEAIAWCAFAPREDFIKLQKSRVHKPIDDNAVWSIPCTFISKEFRQQGVSVALLKGLCAYAKSQGIKIVEAYPTIPTQEKLPDAFAWIGLYKSFERAGFKIVDQTSKNRPMVRYYIN is encoded by the coding sequence ATGAAAATCAATGCAGACAACGACAGTTTCATTAAGGCGCTAACGTTTGAGCCATTAACAAAAAACAATTGGCTTAAATTCACAGCACTTTTTGGACCAAAAGGAGCCTGTGGAAATTGTTGGTGCATGTATTACCGTTTAAATAAAGCTGATTATGTGGAAGGCAAGACAAACGATGGAAATAAAAATGCAATGAAGGAATTGGTGTGGAACAAGGCCCCAACCGGTATGCTTGCGCTGTATGAAGGCGAAGCCATTGCTTGGTGTGCCTTTGCGCCGCGTGAAGATTTTATCAAACTTCAAAAATCAAGAGTGCATAAACCTATTGATGACAATGCCGTTTGGTCGATACCTTGTACTTTTATTTCCAAAGAATTCAGGCAGCAAGGCGTATCGGTTGCGTTATTAAAGGGACTTTGTGCTTATGCTAAATCACAAGGAATAAAAATTGTGGAGGCCTATCCTACCATCCCCACACAAGAAAAACTTCCGGATGCCTTTGCTTGGATTGGACTTTATAAATCTTTCGAAAGAGCCGGCTTCAAAATTGTAGATCAAACATCCAAAAATCGGCCAATGGTAAGGTATTACATCAACTAA
- a CDS encoding glyoxalase — MEHKAKSIRPFIGAKNYDVSRNFYRDLGFKENVISSNMSYFNSGSFGFYLQDAYVKDWVDNTMVFMEVDNVARFWEVVSSLNLPSKYKEIKLLPVRKLDWGSECFIHDPSGVLWHVGEFNLM; from the coding sequence ATGGAACATAAAGCTAAATCCATTCGCCCCTTTATCGGTGCGAAAAATTATGATGTGTCAAGAAATTTTTACCGTGACCTTGGGTTCAAAGAAAATGTAATTTCTTCGAACATGTCTTATTTCAATTCCGGTAGTTTTGGTTTCTATTTGCAGGATGCATATGTAAAAGATTGGGTGGATAATACGATGGTTTTTATGGAAGTGGATAATGTTGCTCGTTTTTGGGAAGTAGTATCAAGCTTGAATCTCCCATCAAAATATAAAGAAATAAAGCTGTTGCCGGTGCGCAAATTGGATTGGGGTAGCGAATGTTTTATACACGATCCGTCAGGAGTTTTATGGCATGTAGGTGAATTTAATTTGATGTAG